The Mycolicibacterium mageritense genome contains a region encoding:
- the rplK gene encoding 50S ribosomal protein L11 produces MAPKKKVAGLIKLQIQAGQANPAPPVGPALGQHGVNIMEFCKAYNAATESQRGNVIPVEITVYEDRSFTFALKTPPAAKLLLKAAGVQKGSGEPHKTKVAKVTWDQVREIAETKKADLNANDIDAASKIIAGTARSMGITVE; encoded by the coding sequence ATGGCCCCGAAGAAGAAGGTCGCCGGGCTCATCAAGCTGCAGATCCAGGCCGGGCAGGCCAACCCTGCCCCGCCGGTTGGCCCTGCGCTTGGTCAGCACGGCGTCAACATCATGGAGTTCTGCAAGGCGTACAACGCCGCGACGGAGTCGCAGCGCGGCAACGTCATCCCCGTGGAGATCACCGTCTACGAGGATCGCAGCTTCACGTTCGCCCTCAAGACCCCGCCCGCCGCCAAGCTGCTGCTCAAGGCCGCTGGTGTGCAGAAGGGCTCGGGCGAGCCGCACAAGACCAAGGTCGCCAAGGTGACCTGGGACCAGGTGCGCGAGATCGCCGAGACCAAGAAGGCCGATCTCAACGCCAACGACATCGACGCTGCGTCGAAGATCATCGCCGGCACCGCCCGGTCGATGGGCATCACCGTCGAGTAA
- the rplA gene encoding 50S ribosomal protein L1 — protein MSKNSKAYREAAEKVDRDKLYTPLEAAKLAKETSSKKQDATVEVAIRLGVDPRKADQMVRGTVNLPHGTGKTARVAVFAVGEKAEQAIAAGADVVGSDDLIEKIQGGFLDFDAAIATPDQMAKVGRIARVLGPRGLMPNPKTGTVTPDVAKAVADIKGGKINFRVDKQANLHFVIGKASFDEAKLAENYGAALDEVLRAKPSSSKGRYLKKVTVSTTTGPGIPVDPAVTRNFTEA, from the coding sequence ATGAGCAAGAACAGCAAGGCATATCGCGAAGCGGCCGAGAAGGTCGACAGGGACAAGCTCTACACGCCGCTGGAGGCCGCGAAGCTGGCCAAGGAAACGTCGTCGAAGAAGCAGGACGCCACCGTCGAGGTGGCCATCCGCCTGGGCGTCGACCCCCGCAAGGCGGACCAGATGGTCCGCGGCACCGTCAACCTGCCGCACGGCACCGGTAAGACCGCGCGCGTCGCGGTGTTCGCCGTGGGGGAGAAGGCCGAGCAGGCCATCGCCGCCGGCGCTGACGTGGTGGGCAGCGACGACCTGATCGAGAAGATCCAGGGCGGCTTCCTGGACTTCGACGCCGCGATCGCCACCCCGGATCAGATGGCCAAGGTCGGCCGGATCGCTCGCGTGCTGGGCCCGCGCGGGCTGATGCCGAACCCCAAGACCGGCACCGTCACTCCGGACGTCGCGAAGGCCGTCGCCGACATCAAGGGCGGCAAGATCAACTTCCGCGTCGACAAGCAGGCCAACCTGCACTTCGTGATCGGCAAGGCGTCGTTCGACGAGGCCAAGCTGGCCGAGAACTACGGAGCCGCGCTCGACGAGGTGCTGCGTGCCAAGCCCTCGTCGTCGAAGGGCCGTTACCTCAAGAAGGTGACCGTCTCCACCACCACGGGCCCGGGCATCCCGGTTGACCCGGCGGTGACCCGGAACTTCACCGAGGCGTAG
- a CDS encoding RNA polymerase sigma factor → MAQLDGVFRREWGPAVAALARWSGDLSVAEDAVQEACAQALRVWPSEGVPANPGAWLTAVARNRATDRLRRESARGGKELAAVYEEVTARGAGGELHQVRDDELRMMFTCAHPALDRASQLALTLRLISGLTVTEIARALLQSEAAVGQRITRAKNKIRKANIPLRVPPAELLPERTPHVLACIYSVFTEGYWSTAGPSAIRDELCDEGVRLAGELCALMPDDADAHALSALVLLHDSRRQTRVDDSGALVPLDEQNRARWDRGRIARGLEQLRLAEAAPGPYLPQAVIAALHATAPTWQHTDWATICLAYDRLLSITESPVVRANRAMAIGFRDGFGAGLAALDEIADDPRLARTNTVATIRADLLRRAGRPQEAVRWYRVALGNANVSEPSAAFLRRRIAECVTS, encoded by the coding sequence GTGGCCCAGCTGGACGGCGTCTTTCGGCGTGAGTGGGGACCGGCCGTCGCCGCGCTTGCGCGGTGGTCGGGCGATCTCTCGGTGGCCGAGGACGCCGTCCAGGAGGCCTGTGCGCAGGCGCTTCGGGTGTGGCCGTCCGAAGGCGTGCCCGCCAACCCCGGCGCGTGGCTGACCGCGGTGGCACGCAACCGGGCAACCGACCGGCTGCGCCGCGAATCCGCGCGCGGGGGAAAGGAATTGGCTGCGGTGTATGAGGAGGTGACGGCTCGTGGCGCGGGCGGCGAGCTGCACCAGGTGCGCGACGACGAACTCCGGATGATGTTCACGTGCGCCCACCCCGCCCTGGACCGCGCGTCGCAGCTCGCGTTGACCCTGCGGCTCATCTCCGGCCTCACGGTCACCGAGATCGCCCGGGCGCTGCTGCAGTCCGAGGCCGCGGTAGGTCAGCGAATCACGCGGGCCAAGAACAAGATTCGCAAGGCCAACATCCCGCTGCGGGTGCCGCCGGCCGAGCTGTTGCCGGAGCGCACACCGCACGTGCTCGCGTGCATCTACTCGGTGTTCACCGAAGGCTATTGGTCCACCGCGGGGCCGTCGGCGATCCGGGACGAGTTGTGCGACGAGGGCGTGCGGTTGGCCGGCGAACTGTGCGCGCTGATGCCCGATGACGCTGACGCACACGCGCTTTCCGCCCTTGTGCTGCTGCACGATTCGCGGCGGCAGACCCGGGTCGACGACAGCGGGGCGCTGGTACCGCTCGACGAACAGAACCGCGCCCGCTGGGACCGCGGCCGGATCGCCCGCGGCCTGGAGCAGTTGCGGCTCGCCGAGGCGGCACCGGGCCCGTACCTGCCGCAGGCGGTGATCGCGGCGCTGCACGCCACCGCACCCACCTGGCAGCACACCGATTGGGCCACCATATGTCTGGCCTACGATCGGCTGCTGAGCATCACCGAGTCACCCGTGGTGCGCGCCAACCGCGCGATGGCCATCGGCTTCCGCGACGGGTTCGGGGCGGGCCTGGCGGCTCTCGACGAGATCGCCGACGATCCACGGCTGGCGCGGACCAACACCGTCGCCACGATCCGGGCGGATCTGTTGCGCCGCGCCGGCCGGCCCCAGGAAGCCGTGCGGTGGTACCGCGTCGCGCTCGGCAACGCCAACGTGTCGGAACCGTCGGCCGCCTTCCTGCGGCGCCGTATCGCCGAATGTGTCACCTCTTGA
- a CDS encoding YciI family protein, whose protein sequence is MHYFALLINREQALTPEQGAEEMTAYLAFHAKAGSAIRAGDALTPAAGAVRISGGPDNPTVTDGPFAEGAEVAGGYYVFEADNLDEALALAQDIPAAKYGAVEVWPMVHWQAPEQPLTNDWLALLLEPPEKIHTPGTDEWNQQAGQHVELAKTIGDRTLAGAPLHPPSTATTVRVRDGQVSLTDGPYAEGAEVANGFYVLRAADRDEAVKLASMIPASAIEVRQLSGIAGL, encoded by the coding sequence ATGCACTACTTCGCCTTGCTGATCAATCGCGAGCAGGCGCTCACCCCTGAGCAGGGTGCCGAAGAGATGACGGCATACCTGGCCTTCCACGCCAAGGCGGGGTCGGCGATCCGTGCGGGCGATGCCCTGACCCCCGCGGCGGGCGCGGTCCGGATCTCCGGCGGACCGGACAATCCGACGGTCACCGACGGCCCGTTCGCCGAGGGCGCCGAAGTCGCCGGGGGCTATTACGTATTCGAGGCGGACAACCTCGACGAGGCCCTCGCGCTCGCCCAGGACATCCCCGCCGCGAAGTACGGTGCCGTCGAGGTGTGGCCGATGGTGCACTGGCAGGCCCCCGAGCAGCCGCTGACCAACGACTGGCTGGCGCTGCTGCTGGAGCCACCGGAGAAGATCCACACCCCAGGCACCGACGAGTGGAATCAGCAGGCGGGCCAACACGTCGAACTCGCCAAGACCATCGGTGACCGAACGCTGGCGGGCGCGCCGCTGCATCCGCCGTCGACCGCGACGACGGTCCGGGTGCGCGACGGCCAGGTTTCGCTGACCGACGGTCCGTACGCCGAAGGTGCCGAGGTCGCCAACGGCTTCTACGTCCTGCGTGCGGCCGACCGCGACGAGGCGGTCAAACTGGCGTCGATGATTCCGGCTTCGGCGATCGAGGTGCGCCAGCTGTCCGGTATCGCCGGCCTCTGA
- a CDS encoding cyclopropane mycolic acid synthase family methyltransferase, with the protein MSKLTPKYEELQSIYDISNEFYELFLGPTMGYTCGYFEREDMTGDEAQIAKFDLALGKLGLEPGMTLLDIGCGWGAGMARAIEKYDVNVIGLTLSGEQREYAINKLSKIETDRNVEVRLQGWEEFTDKVDRIVSIGAFEHFGFERYPAFFETAYNALPDDGIMLLHNITGFDLRQGQKLGLHMTFEDARFARFIMTEIFPGGRLPSVEMEKEKALEAGFKLTQLQEIGPHYVRTLKIWADALEAHKDEAIAIQGQEVYDRYDKYLNGCQKYFASGHISVHQFTLQK; encoded by the coding sequence ATGTCCAAATTGACACCGAAATATGAAGAACTGCAGTCGATCTACGACATTTCGAACGAATTCTACGAACTGTTTCTCGGCCCGACAATGGGCTACACCTGCGGGTACTTCGAACGCGAGGACATGACCGGCGACGAGGCCCAGATCGCCAAGTTCGACCTCGCGCTCGGCAAGCTCGGCCTTGAGCCCGGCATGACGCTGCTCGACATCGGCTGCGGCTGGGGCGCAGGCATGGCACGGGCCATCGAGAAGTACGACGTCAACGTCATCGGCCTGACCCTGTCGGGCGAGCAGCGCGAGTACGCGATCAACAAGCTCTCCAAGATCGAGACCGACCGCAATGTCGAGGTGCGGCTCCAGGGCTGGGAAGAGTTCACCGACAAGGTCGATCGCATCGTGTCGATCGGCGCGTTCGAGCATTTCGGATTCGAGCGTTACCCGGCGTTTTTCGAGACGGCCTACAACGCGCTGCCCGACGACGGCATCATGCTGCTGCACAACATCACGGGATTCGACCTTCGCCAGGGCCAGAAGCTCGGCCTGCACATGACGTTCGAGGATGCCCGGTTCGCCCGGTTCATCATGACCGAGATCTTCCCCGGTGGCCGGCTGCCCTCGGTGGAGATGGAGAAGGAAAAGGCCCTCGAAGCCGGGTTCAAGCTCACCCAGCTGCAGGAGATCGGCCCGCACTACGTGCGCACCCTCAAGATCTGGGCCGACGCGCTCGAGGCCCACAAGGACGAGGCCATCGCGATCCAGGGCCAAGAGGTCTACGACCGCTACGACAAGTACCTCAACGGCTGCCAGAAGTACTTCGCCTCGGGTCACATCAGCGTGCATCAGTTCACGCTGCAGAAGTAA
- a CDS encoding cyclopropane mycolic acid synthase family methyltransferase, protein MAKPPENLKPHFENVQAHYDLSDDFFALFLDPSRTYSCAYFERDDMSLEEAQLAKIDLSLGKLGLEPGMTLLDVGCGWGATMMRAIERYDVNVVGLTLSRNQHAHVEQVFAQSDSPRSKRVLLAGWEQFDEPVDRIVSIGAFEHFGHERYEDFFRFAYEALPDDGVMLLHTITGLHPREAHSRGIPLTFEVARFIRFIVTEIFPGGRLPSIEMVVEHADRAGFTLTRRQSLQLHYARTLDLWAEALAAHRDEAIAIQSEEVYDRYMHYLTGCANSFRVGYIDVNQFTLQK, encoded by the coding sequence ATGGCCAAACCACCGGAAAACCTCAAACCGCATTTCGAGAACGTTCAGGCACATTACGACCTGTCCGACGACTTCTTCGCACTGTTTCTCGACCCGAGCCGGACCTACAGCTGCGCATACTTCGAACGCGACGACATGTCGCTCGAAGAGGCCCAACTGGCCAAGATCGATCTGTCCCTGGGCAAGCTCGGCCTGGAGCCCGGCATGACGCTGCTCGACGTCGGATGTGGTTGGGGCGCAACGATGATGCGAGCGATCGAGCGTTACGACGTCAACGTCGTTGGCCTGACACTGAGCCGCAATCAACATGCGCACGTCGAGCAGGTGTTCGCGCAATCGGACAGCCCCCGCAGCAAGCGCGTGTTGCTCGCAGGCTGGGAGCAGTTCGACGAGCCCGTCGACCGAATCGTGTCGATCGGCGCGTTCGAGCACTTCGGCCACGAGCGCTACGAGGACTTCTTTCGCTTCGCGTACGAGGCGCTCCCCGACGACGGGGTCATGCTGCTGCACACCATCACCGGGCTGCATCCCCGGGAGGCGCACAGCCGGGGTATCCCGCTGACGTTCGAAGTGGCCCGGTTCATCCGGTTCATCGTCACCGAGATCTTCCCGGGCGGCCGGCTGCCGTCGATCGAGATGGTCGTCGAACACGCCGACCGCGCGGGATTCACGTTGACCCGCAGGCAATCGCTGCAGCTGCACTACGCGCGCACGCTCGATCTGTGGGCCGAGGCATTGGCCGCGCACCGTGACGAGGCCATCGCCATCCAGTCGGAAGAGGTCTACGACCGCTACATGCACTACCTGACGGGTTGCGCCAACAGCTTCCGGGTGGGCTACATCGACGTGAATCAGTTCACTTTGCAGAAGTAG
- a CDS encoding alpha/beta fold hydrolase, giving the protein MEIRTGYAKSGDLDLYYEDMGDPNNPAVLLIMGLGAQLLLWRNGFCEKLIDQGLRVIRYDNRDVGLSSKLSGQRVDAPLSLRMARSFLGLRSPSVYTLEDIADDAAALLDHLGIDSAHIVGGSMGGMIAQVFAAQHSARTKTLAVIFSSNNRPLLPPPGIRQLMSVITGPPANSSRDAIIDNAVRLSKLNGSPGYPTPEEQIRAEAAELYDRAYYPAGIARHFAAILGSGSLLHHDRRITAPTVVIHGLADRLMRPYGGRAVAKAITGARLVLIDGMGHELPEPVWDEVVGELKTNFAAAG; this is encoded by the coding sequence ATGGAAATTCGTACCGGCTACGCGAAGTCCGGCGATCTCGATCTGTATTACGAGGACATGGGCGACCCGAACAATCCCGCGGTCCTGCTGATCATGGGACTGGGTGCGCAATTGTTGCTGTGGCGCAACGGTTTCTGCGAGAAGCTCATCGACCAGGGCCTGCGGGTCATCCGGTACGACAACCGGGATGTGGGGCTGTCGAGCAAGTTGTCGGGCCAACGGGTCGACGCGCCGTTGTCGCTGCGGATGGCGCGGTCGTTCCTCGGCCTGCGCAGCCCCTCGGTGTACACCCTCGAGGACATCGCCGATGACGCTGCGGCACTACTGGATCACCTCGGCATCGACAGCGCGCACATCGTCGGCGGATCGATGGGCGGGATGATCGCGCAGGTTTTCGCGGCACAGCATTCCGCGCGCACCAAGACGCTCGCGGTGATCTTCTCGAGCAACAACCGGCCACTGCTGCCGCCCCCGGGGATCCGCCAGCTGATGTCGGTGATCACCGGGCCGCCGGCGAACTCGTCGCGAGATGCCATCATCGACAACGCCGTTCGGCTCAGCAAGCTCAACGGCAGCCCGGGCTATCCGACGCCGGAGGAGCAGATCCGCGCCGAGGCCGCCGAACTGTACGACCGGGCGTACTACCCTGCCGGCATCGCACGGCATTTTGCGGCCATCCTGGGCAGCGGCAGCCTTTTGCACCACGACCGGCGCATCACCGCGCCGACGGTGGTGATCCACGGTCTCGCGGACCGGCTGATGCGTCCGTACGGCGGGCGCGCGGTGGCCAAGGCGATCACCGGCGCGCGGCTCGTCCTGATCGACGGCATGGGCCACGAGCTACCCGAGCCGGTGTGGGACGAGGTCGTGGGTGAGCTCAAGACCAACTTCGCCGCCGCGGGATGA
- a CDS encoding ABC1 kinase family protein, which produces MSTPPKSKQREGAKLDRVPLPVEAARIGATGWQITRTGARVVTNILGKGSLQQKIIKQVPQTFSDLGPTYVKFGQIIASSPGAFGEPLSREFRSLLDRVPPADTDAVHKLFKEELGDDPQNLFKSFDDKPFASASIAQVHYATLHSGEEVVVKIQRPGIRRRVAADLQILKRGAQIVELAKLGRRLSAQDVVADFADNLAEELDFRLEAQSMDAWVSHMHASPLGANIRVPQVYWDLTSQRVLTMERVQGIRIDDVAAIRKAGFDGTELVKALLFSVFEGGLKHGLFHGDLHAGNLYVDHDGKIVFFDFGIMGRIDPRTRWLLRELVYALLVKKDHAAAGKIVVLMGAVGTVKPEGQAAKDLEAFATPLTMKSLGDMSYAEIGKQLSALADAYDVKLPRELVLIGKQFLYVERYMKLLAPNWQMMNDPQLTGYFANFMVDISREHKDIDEVET; this is translated from the coding sequence ATGAGCACTCCGCCGAAATCCAAGCAACGCGAGGGCGCCAAGCTGGATCGGGTGCCGCTGCCGGTCGAGGCCGCCCGCATCGGTGCGACGGGCTGGCAGATCACCCGTACCGGCGCCCGGGTCGTCACCAACATCCTCGGGAAGGGCTCCCTGCAGCAAAAGATCATCAAGCAGGTGCCCCAGACGTTCTCCGACCTCGGACCCACCTACGTCAAGTTCGGCCAGATCATCGCGTCCAGCCCCGGGGCCTTCGGTGAGCCGTTGAGCCGCGAATTCCGCAGCCTGCTGGACCGCGTGCCGCCCGCCGACACAGACGCCGTGCACAAGCTCTTCAAGGAAGAACTCGGCGACGATCCGCAGAACCTGTTCAAGTCGTTCGACGACAAGCCGTTCGCGTCGGCCTCGATCGCCCAGGTGCACTACGCCACGTTGCACTCCGGCGAGGAGGTCGTGGTCAAGATCCAGCGGCCCGGGATCCGCCGCCGCGTCGCCGCGGACCTGCAGATCCTCAAGCGCGGCGCGCAGATCGTCGAACTCGCCAAGCTGGGCCGGCGGCTGTCCGCGCAGGACGTGGTCGCCGACTTCGCCGACAACCTGGCCGAGGAGCTGGACTTCCGCCTCGAGGCGCAGTCGATGGACGCGTGGGTTTCGCATATGCACGCGTCCCCGCTGGGGGCGAACATCCGGGTGCCACAGGTGTACTGGGACCTGACCAGCCAGCGTGTGCTGACCATGGAGCGGGTACAGGGCATCCGCATCGACGATGTGGCCGCCATCCGCAAGGCCGGGTTCGACGGCACCGAGTTGGTCAAGGCCCTGCTGTTCAGTGTTTTCGAGGGTGGGCTCAAGCACGGCCTGTTCCACGGCGACCTGCACGCCGGCAACCTGTATGTCGACCACGACGGCAAGATCGTGTTCTTCGACTTCGGCATCATGGGCCGCATCGACCCGCGGACCCGCTGGCTGTTGCGCGAGCTCGTGTACGCGCTGCTGGTCAAGAAGGACCATGCGGCGGCAGGCAAGATCGTGGTGCTCATGGGTGCGGTGGGCACGGTCAAGCCCGAGGGGCAGGCCGCCAAGGATCTCGAAGCGTTCGCTACGCCGCTGACCATGAAGTCGCTGGGCGACATGTCATACGCCGAAATCGGGAAACAGCTCTCAGCGCTCGCCGACGCCTACGACGTGAAGCTGCCCCGCGAACTCGTGCTGATCGGCAAACAATTCCTCTACGTCGAGCGCTACATGAAGCTGTTGGCGCCCAACTGGCAGATGATGAACGACCCGCAGCTCACCGGATACTTCGCCAATTTCATGGTGGACATCAGCCGCGAACACAAGGACATCGACGAGGTCGAAACGTAA
- a CDS encoding oxygenase MpaB family protein yields the protein MTRLGKGFNVSLPPFLPHQFVGQWLNQKFDADIRRNYFRGMEFAGPAGDPGWFGPGSAVWHVHSHMHALIFGLQCAAYLERLDPSIYWMGMHHSRLVKRDDEGNAIPVIDPKGAAVRLGHSIAFFIGTAYGSTETAERLAKAVRAMHHTIKGVRPDGAPYDADDPDWLRWNYATVVWGLATAHELYHPQPLRGKKLDRYYGEFVRVGHALGGTDLPATKAETLDCLESYLPKLALTHGAAMATGSNVALPQSAIDWAIRDTMPKWAMQLIQHQSPNIIERTARRGLVWSTINGLELAAGPIPEFREAQARVAGGLDPALSPHTVPTYVPGSDPVRSRDEVEHSFA from the coding sequence GTGACCAGATTGGGAAAGGGCTTCAACGTGTCTCTACCGCCGTTCCTGCCGCACCAGTTCGTCGGCCAGTGGCTGAATCAGAAGTTCGACGCCGACATCCGCCGGAACTACTTCCGCGGCATGGAGTTCGCCGGGCCTGCCGGCGATCCGGGATGGTTCGGCCCGGGCAGTGCGGTGTGGCACGTGCACTCCCACATGCATGCCCTGATCTTCGGCCTGCAGTGTGCGGCGTACCTGGAGCGCCTCGACCCGTCGATCTATTGGATGGGCATGCACCATTCGAGGTTGGTCAAGCGTGACGACGAAGGCAATGCCATACCGGTCATCGATCCGAAAGGCGCGGCGGTGCGCCTCGGCCACTCGATCGCGTTCTTCATCGGCACCGCGTACGGGTCCACCGAGACCGCCGAACGGCTGGCCAAGGCCGTGCGCGCGATGCACCACACCATCAAGGGTGTCCGACCCGACGGCGCTCCTTACGACGCCGACGATCCGGACTGGCTGCGCTGGAATTACGCCACGGTGGTGTGGGGCCTGGCCACCGCGCACGAGCTCTACCATCCGCAGCCGTTGCGCGGCAAGAAACTTGACCGCTATTACGGCGAGTTCGTCCGCGTCGGGCACGCCCTCGGCGGTACCGACCTGCCCGCCACCAAGGCCGAAACGCTGGACTGCCTGGAGTCCTACCTGCCCAAACTCGCGCTCACCCACGGGGCCGCCATGGCCACCGGGTCGAACGTGGCGCTGCCGCAGAGCGCGATCGACTGGGCGATCCGCGACACCATGCCGAAGTGGGCCATGCAGCTGATCCAGCACCAGTCCCCCAACATCATCGAGCGCACTGCCCGGCGCGGCCTGGTGTGGTCGACCATCAACGGCTTGGAGCTGGCGGCCGGGCCCATCCCGGAGTTCCGCGAGGCGCAGGCCCGCGTGGCCGGCGGCCTCGATCCCGCCCTTTCGCCGCACACCGTGCCGACGTACGTGCCCGGCAGCGATCCGGTGCGCAGTCGCGACGAGGTTGAGCACAGCTTCGCCTGA